In one window of Episyrphus balteatus chromosome 3, idEpiBalt1.1, whole genome shotgun sequence DNA:
- the LOC129914415 gene encoding 26S proteasome non-ATPase regulatory subunit 1, protein MSLTSAAGIISLLDEQMPDLKVFALKKLDNIVDEFWPEISESIEKIEMLHEDRAFPENKLAGIVASKVFYHLGSFEDALTYALGAGDLFDVNARNEYTETIIAKCIDFYIAQRVAFIENPKEAKPVDSRLEGIVNRMIQRCLDDGQFRQALGIALETRRMDIFEASIMKSDDVAGMLAYAYNVTMSLIQNRGFRNEVLRCLVGLYSDLGVPDYVNMCQCLIFLEDPLAVAEVLDKLTRTSVESNNLMAYQIAFDLYESATQEFLGKVLQALKETAPIPAALPSTFKPQGTSSEDSKTDEEKAKSAEEAPAKPTVEDSEGDAKIERTIDSLNDSEKAHQKNVEKLISILSGEVTIDLQLQFLIRSNHADLQILRGTKEAVRVSICHTATVIANAFMHAGTTSDQFLRDNLDWLARATNWAKLTATASLGVIHRGHEKDSLALMQSYLPKEAGPSSGYSEGGGLYALGLIHANHGANIIDYLLQQLKDAQNENVRHGGCLGLGLAAMGTHRQDLYEQLKFNLYQDDAVTGEAAGIAMGMVMLGSKNAQSIEDMVSYAQETQHEKILRGLAVGISLTMFARLEEADPLVTSLSTDKDPVLRRSGMYTIAMAYNGSGSNKAIRRLLHVAVSDVNDDVRRAAVTAIGFILFRTPEQCPSVVSLLAESYNPHVRYGAAMALGIACAGTGLREAIALLEPMVKFDPVNFVRQGALIASAMILIQHTDQTCPKTNFFRQLYSEVISNKHEDVMAKYGAILAQGIIDAGGRNATLSLQSRTGHTNLQAVVGMLVFTQYWYWFPLAHSLCLAFTPTCVIGLNSELKMPKMEFRSNAKPSLYAYPAALEEKKSEEREKVATAVLSIAARQKRRETADKKEEDNKMDVDEDTTKATTSVKKEDAPAEKEETKETTSATDDKKKKDEKESKKKEEDAKESKESKDSKDAKDKEEKKEKKEPEPNFEILQNPARVMRQQLKVLSVPEGQTFTALKDVTIGGIIVMQHTGKADQELVEPVAAYGPKNDDAKEPEPPEPFEYIED, encoded by the exons ATGAGTCTCACATCTGCAGCTGGGATTATATCCCTTCTGGACGAACAAATGCCTGATTTGAaggtttttgctttaaaaaaactcGACAATATTGTCGATGAATTTTGGCCAGAAATTTCCGAGTCAATTGAAAAGATCGAAATGCTTCATGAAGATCGTGCATTTCCCGAAAACAAATTGGCTGGCATTGTTGCATCCAAAGTCTTTTATCATTTGGGTTCATTTGAAGATGCTCTAACTTATGCTCTCGGAGCTGGTGACTTATTCGATGTAAATGCCCGAAATGAGTACACTGAAACTATCATAGCCAAATGCATTGATTTCTATATCGCCCAAAGAGTGGCATTCATTGAAAATCCCAAAGAAGCCAAGCCCGTTGATAGTCGTCTTGAAGGAATTGTCAATCGCATGATTCAACGTTGCTTAGATGACGGACAATTCCGTCAGGCATTAGGAATCGCTCTCGAAACACGTCGCATGGACATTTTTGAAGCTTCCATCATGAAGTCTGATGACGTGGCTGGAATGTTGGCATACGCTTACAATGTGACCATGTCTTTAATTCAAAATCGTGGTTTCCGCAATGAAGTTTTGCGTTGTTTAGTTGGATTGTACAGCGATTTGGGTGTTCCAGATTACGTTAACATGTGTCAATGTTTGATTTTCCTTGAAGACCCTCTTGCAGTTGCAGAAGTGTTGGATAAATTAACTCGCACTTCAGTTGAGAGCAATAACTTGATGGCTTATCAAATTGCTTTCGATTTGTATGAATCTGCTACTCAAGAGTTTTTGGGAAAAGTACTTCAAGCTTTGAAGGAAACTGCTCCAATTCCAGCTGCTTTGCCAAGTACATTTAAGCCACAAGGTACTTCTAGTGAGGACTCAAAAACTGATGAAGAAAAGGCAAAGTCTGCTGAAGAGGCACCAGCTAAGCCAACAGTAGAGGATAGTGAAG GTGATGCTAAAATTGAACGCACCATCGATTCACTCAACGATTCTGAGAAGGCTCATCAAAAGAACGTTGAAAAGCTGATCTCAATTTTGTCTGGTGAAGTTACAATTGACTTGCAACTTCAATTCTTGATTCGCAGCAATCATGCTGATTTGCAAATTCTTCGTGGAACCAAGGAAGCCGTGCGTGTATCAATTTGCCATACAGCCACAGTTATAGCTAATGCATTTATGCACGCTGGTACAACTAGTGATCAATTCTTGCGAGATAATTTAGACTGGTTGGCAAGAGCCACCAATTGGGCCAAGCTAACAGCCACAGCTTCGTTGGGTGTCATTCATCGTGGTCACGAAAAAGACTCGTTGGCTTTGATGCAAAGTTATCTACCCAAGGAAGCTGGACCAAGTTCTGGATACTCTGAGGGTGGTGGTTTGTATGCCCTTGGTCTTATTCATGCCAATCATGGTGCGAATATTATTGACTATCTTCTACAACAACTTAAAGATGCACAAAATGAGAATGTTCGTCATGGAGGTTGTCTCGGTTTGGGATTGGCTGCAATGGGAACTCATCGTCAAGATTTATATGAAcaattgaaattcaatttgTACCAAGACGATGCAGTAACTGGAGAAGCAGCTGGTATTGCCATGGGAATGGTTATGCTTGGCTCCAAAAATGCTCAATCTATTGAGGATATGGTTTCTTATGCTCAGGAAACTCAGCACGAGAAAATCTTACGAGGATTAGCTGTTGGTATTTCTTTGACTATGTTTGCTCGCTTGGAAGAAGCCGATCCTTTGGTCACCAGCTTGTCAACTGACAAGGATCCTGTTCTCCGTCGATCTGGAATGTACACCATTGCTATGGCTTACAATGGAAGTGGCAGCAACAAGGCCATCCGCCGTTTGTTGCACGTTGCTGTTTCCGATGTCAATGACGATGTTCGTCGTGCTGCCGTTACTGCTATTGGTTTCATCTTGTTCCGCACCCCCGAGCAGTGTCCATCTGTGGTCAGTCTTTTGGCTGAATCTTATAATCCCCATGTCCGTTACGGAGCAGCTATGGCTTTGGGTATTGCTTGTGCTGGCACTGGTTTAAGGGAAGCCATCGCCCTTCTCGAACCAATGGTTAAATTCGATCCTGTTAACTTCGTCCGTCAAGGAGCCCTCATCGCTTCGGCTATGATTCTTATTCAACATACCGATCAAACTTGCCCCAAGACCAATTTCTTCCGTCAATTGTATTCGGAGGTGATTAGCAACAAACATGAAGATGTGATGGCCAAATATGGAGCTATTCTTGCCCAAGGTATCATCGATGCTGGAGGTCGCAATGCCACTTTAAGTCTTCAGTCTCGCACAGGTCATACTAATCTTCAAGCTGTCGTCGGAATGCTCGTATTCACTCAGTACTGGTATTGGTTCCCATTGGCTCATTCCCTTTGCTTGGCATTCACTCCAACTTGTGTAATTGGTTTGAATTCCGAGTTGAAAATGCCAAAGATGGAATTCCGTTCAAATGCAAAGCCGTCACTTTATGCATATCCAGCTGCTTTGGAAGAGAAGAAATCCGAAGAACGCGAAAAGGTTGCCACTGCAGTTTTGTCTATTGCCGCTCGTCAAAAGCGTCGTGAAACAGCCGACAAAAAGGAGGAAGATAATAAAATGGATGTTGATGAGGACACCACTAAAGCTACAACATCGGTAAAGAAGGAAGATGCTCCTGCTGAGAAAGAAGAAACTAAAGAAACCACTAGCGCTACTGACGACAAGAAAAAGAAGGATGAGAAAGAATCGAAGAAGAAGGAAGAAGATGCAAAGGAATCAAAAGAAAGCAAGGATAGTAAAGATGCCAAGGACAAAGAAgagaaaaaggagaaaaaagaaCCCGAACCAAACTTTGAGATATTGCAAAATCCAGCTCGTGTTATGCGCCAACAACTTAAGGTACTGAGTGTTCCCGAGGGACAAACATTTACAGCTCTAAAGGATGTGACTATTGGTGGAATAATTGTAATGCAACATACCGGCAAGGCAGATCAGGAACTGGTTGAACCAGTTGCAGCTTATGGTCCTAAGAATGACGATGCCAAGGAACCTGAGCCACCAGAGCCATTCGAGTATATTGaagattaa